The genomic stretch CGGACATCCGGATCGTCGTCTACGACCAAAATGTGATCAGTTCTGGCACCCATGGGATACTCTGGTTTGTTTTATTGATGGATTGCGGTTGATTGAGGCTTTGCCTATGGAGAAGTGTCTGGATGATTATATTTTACCACACGCCGTTCTTTGAAATAATTTTGCAGCCTCTGCCTTTTCCTGGGTACGGGTAAAAAACTGTCCGGAGGGTGAGGAAAAGGGGTCGCTTGTCAGCTGGTTTTCATTCAGTAGAGCAAATAGAGTTTATTCCGCAAAGAGTCATTTGATTGATCAGTCTGAATGTTTGTCAATGAATCCTCATCTGAAGACATTTTGATACATTTCGGAGGCAAAGGGAACAAGCTGTCGTGGTGGGAGGCTTTTTTTTGCAAATTTTTTTCTTTTCTTTCCCAGGATAAATTTTTTTTTTAAGTAGCCGGGGCGCTTTTTGGGATGCTAAAAAATAACCGGATGTTTATATTTGTCGTTTTGGGGGGAGTAAACGGGCTTCACTCCTTCGGATCTATCGAATAAATAGGGACACCTTTGATTGATTTGCCACTCTTTATAATGAACAGCCCAAGACGATATGCATGGTTATTGGTCGTTGCAGCGTGCCTGCTGGCCTCTCCAGGGTATGGCAATGAGGCGCTTGTTCTGCGCATTCATCCCTACCTGGGCGCCTCCAAACTGATCGAAAAATTTACGCCACTGGCCAACCACATCGCCACCGTTTTGGAAAAACCGGTACGAATCCGAATCTCTCCGGATTATAAGGATCACATACGCGCTATCGGCCAAGGGGATTTTGACCTGGCTTATCTGGGGCCGATGCTCTATGTCCAGACCGCTGAAAAGAGGGCTGATCTACCGATTTTGGCGCGGCTGGAGGTGAACGGTAGCCCCACCTTTCGGGGGGTGATTTTTGCCCGGCAGAAGAGCAGTCTGGAAAAATTGGCAGATCTGGCTGGGAAAAAAATGGCCTTTGGGGATCCCAATTCCACCATGAGCCACCTGGTGCCCCGCTATATGCTGCTGAAAGCTGGCGTGAGCGAAGATCGGTTGGCAGAGTATGGCCATCTGAGCAATCATGAAAATGTGGCCCTGGGGGTGCTGATGGGGTTTTTTGATGGGGGCGCGGTCAAGGAGGGGGTTTTTTACAAATATCGCGATCGGGGGCTTAAGGCTCTCGCTTGGTCACCCCATATTTCGGAACATGTGATTGTCGCCAA from Magnetococcales bacterium encodes the following:
- the phnD gene encoding phosphate/phosphite/phosphonate ABC transporter substrate-binding protein encodes the protein MVVAACLLASPGYGNEALVLRIHPYLGASKLIEKFTPLANHIATVLEKPVRIRISPDYKDHIRAIGQGDFDLAYLGPMLYVQTAEKRADLPILARLEVNGSPTFRGVIFARQKSSLEKLADLAGKKMAFGDPNSTMSHLVPRYMLLKAGVSEDRLAEYGHLSNHENVALGVLMGFFDGGAVKEGVFYKYRDRGLKALAWSPHISEHVIVANDHFPQGDIAALQKNLYQLHHSESGQAILHAIKPSVSALVPGEGSDFDPLREILHVLSEAGIWP